The Mycobacterium sp. 3519A genome contains a region encoding:
- a CDS encoding RtcB family protein, which translates to MVNVVNFASEIDQGTVEQAAQTAALPFVYPHVALMPDAHVGKGAAVGTVIPTLGAVIPAAVGVDIGCGMIAARTRFTAADIAGKDTARLRRSLESAIPLSAGNYNKSLKRYPFTAARIEHLDALARDGDVDLSHSPKWRHQLGTLGGGNHFIELCVDEDDAVWMFLHSGSRGVGNKIATRHINVAKQQCRDKGVALPNADLAYLEEGTAEFDSYIAELRWAQAFALANREEMMDRFRQAFAHWMQVDADDVETERINTHHNYTTPERHGDKEVWVTRKGAVDAHRGRMGIIPGSMGTRSYIVRGRGNPDSLCSAPHGAGRRFSRSEARRRFTADDLAERMKGIEYRHGEAWVDEIPDAYKSIDVVMADSADLVEVVTTLRQVVNVKGT; encoded by the coding sequence ATGGTCAACGTCGTCAACTTCGCCAGCGAGATCGACCAGGGCACGGTCGAGCAGGCCGCGCAGACCGCGGCACTGCCGTTCGTGTACCCGCACGTGGCGTTGATGCCAGACGCTCATGTGGGCAAGGGCGCGGCGGTCGGCACCGTCATACCGACGCTGGGCGCCGTCATCCCGGCCGCGGTCGGCGTGGACATCGGCTGCGGAATGATCGCGGCCCGTACCCGTTTCACGGCAGCCGACATCGCGGGCAAGGACACGGCGCGGCTTCGCCGTTCGCTCGAATCCGCCATTCCGCTCAGCGCAGGCAACTACAACAAGTCGCTGAAGCGGTACCCATTCACCGCCGCCAGAATCGAACACCTCGATGCGCTGGCGCGCGACGGCGACGTCGACCTGTCCCATTCGCCCAAGTGGCGACACCAGCTCGGAACCCTCGGCGGCGGAAACCATTTCATCGAGCTGTGCGTCGACGAAGACGACGCGGTCTGGATGTTCCTGCACTCCGGGTCGCGCGGCGTCGGCAACAAGATCGCCACCCGGCACATCAACGTGGCCAAGCAGCAGTGCCGCGACAAGGGCGTCGCGCTGCCCAACGCCGACCTGGCGTACCTGGAAGAGGGCACTGCCGAATTCGACAGCTACATCGCCGAATTGCGGTGGGCCCAGGCCTTCGCGCTGGCCAACCGCGAGGAGATGATGGACCGCTTCCGGCAGGCATTCGCGCACTGGATGCAGGTCGACGCCGACGACGTCGAGACCGAACGGATCAACACCCATCACAACTACACCACGCCAGAACGGCACGGCGACAAGGAAGTCTGGGTGACCCGCAAGGGAGCCGTCGACGCGCACCGGGGCCGGATGGGGATCATCCCGGGGTCGATGGGCACCCGCTCCTACATCGTGCGCGGCAGGGGCAACCCCGACAGCCTGTGCAGTGCACCGCACGGCGCGGGCCGCCGTTTCTCCAGAAGCGAGGCGCGCCGCCGGTTCACCGCCGACGACCTCGCCGAGCGGATGAAGGGCATCGAGTACCGCCACGGTGAGGCATGGGTCGACGAGATTCCCGACGCGTACAAGTCGATCGACGTGGTGATGGCCGATTCGGCGGACCTCGTCGAGGTGGTGACCACGCTGCGTCAGGTGGTCAACGTCAAGGGCACCTGA
- a CDS encoding glycoside hydrolase family 65 protein has translation MITEQTFPVEPWCVRETTLDLNLLAQSESVFALSNGHIGLRGNLDEGEPYGLPGTYLNSFYETRPLPYAEAGYGYPEDGQSVVDVTNGKILRLLVDDEPFDVRYGNLESHERVLDMRAGTLTRHAAWTSPAGRRMKLRSTRLVSLVQRGVAAIEYIVEAVDEFARMTVQSELVANEDQPTPSDDPRVAVLLRNPLQAVQHDADNQGALLVHRTRNSGLMMAASMEHQIDVPGRVEVDTSAGEDWARTTIICGLRPGQKLRIVKYLAYGWSSLRSRPALRDQVLGAVAGAQYCGWEGLLEAQRDFLDDFWDCADVEVEGDADCQQAVRFGLFHVLQASARAERRAIPGKGLTGTGYDGHTFWDTEGFVLPVLTYTAPYAAADALRWRASTLDLARDRAEELDLAGAAFPWRTIRGQECSAYWPAGTAAWHINADIAMAFEQYRIVTGDDSLESECGLTVLVETARLWMSLGHHDRHGVWHLDGVTGPDEYTAVVRDNVFTNLMAAHNLRTAAAACNRHPDGALALGVGPEETAAWRDAAAAVHVPFDKELGVHQQCEGFTTLREWNFSDNTAYPLLLNEPYVRLYPSQVIKQADLVLAMHWCSGEFTAEQKAHNVDYYERRTTRDSSLSACTQAVMCAEVGHLELAHDYLYEAALIDLRDLHHNTRDGLHMASLAGAWIALVAGLGGLRDHDGELDLNPQLPDGISRLRFRLRWRNFRLTVDVTHDDVTYGLRDGPDHRLTIRHAGEALELSTDSPTTVSLQRREPLLGPPCQPPGRAPLHRRGDKSGATSDGH, from the coding sequence ATGATCACTGAACAGACCTTCCCCGTCGAACCGTGGTGCGTGCGCGAGACCACACTCGATCTCAACCTGCTCGCGCAGTCCGAGTCGGTGTTCGCGTTGTCCAACGGGCACATCGGCCTGCGCGGCAACCTCGACGAAGGCGAACCGTACGGGCTGCCCGGCACCTACCTCAACTCGTTCTACGAAACACGCCCGCTGCCGTATGCCGAAGCGGGATACGGCTATCCAGAAGACGGCCAGTCGGTCGTCGACGTCACCAACGGCAAGATCCTGCGCCTGCTCGTCGACGACGAACCGTTCGACGTTCGCTACGGCAACCTCGAGTCCCACGAACGCGTCCTCGACATGCGGGCAGGCACGCTGACGCGGCATGCGGCCTGGACCTCGCCCGCGGGCAGACGGATGAAGTTGCGCTCGACACGCCTGGTGTCGCTGGTGCAACGCGGCGTCGCGGCTATCGAATACATCGTGGAGGCGGTCGACGAATTCGCGCGGATGACAGTGCAATCCGAGCTCGTCGCCAACGAGGACCAGCCAACGCCGTCGGACGATCCGCGGGTCGCCGTGCTACTGCGAAACCCGCTGCAGGCGGTGCAGCACGACGCCGACAACCAGGGCGCACTGCTCGTACACCGCACCCGCAACAGCGGATTGATGATGGCCGCGTCGATGGAACACCAGATCGACGTGCCCGGCCGTGTCGAAGTCGACACCAGTGCCGGCGAGGACTGGGCCAGGACGACGATCATCTGCGGGCTGAGGCCGGGACAGAAGCTGCGCATCGTGAAGTACCTCGCCTACGGGTGGTCGAGTCTGCGGTCCCGACCCGCGCTGCGCGACCAGGTGCTCGGCGCGGTCGCCGGCGCCCAGTACTGCGGCTGGGAAGGGCTGCTCGAGGCGCAACGCGACTTCCTCGACGACTTCTGGGACTGCGCGGACGTCGAGGTGGAGGGCGACGCGGACTGCCAGCAGGCCGTGCGCTTCGGGTTGTTCCACGTCTTGCAGGCCAGCGCGCGGGCCGAACGCCGCGCGATCCCCGGGAAGGGTCTGACCGGTACCGGCTACGACGGCCACACCTTCTGGGACACTGAGGGATTCGTCCTTCCGGTACTGACCTACACGGCGCCGTATGCCGCGGCGGACGCGTTACGCTGGCGGGCTTCGACGTTGGATCTGGCCCGCGACCGCGCGGAGGAACTCGATTTGGCGGGCGCCGCGTTCCCGTGGCGCACGATCCGCGGCCAGGAATGCTCGGCCTACTGGCCCGCGGGCACGGCCGCCTGGCATATCAACGCCGACATCGCGATGGCCTTCGAGCAGTATCGCATTGTCACAGGCGATGATTCGCTGGAGTCGGAATGCGGTCTGACCGTGCTGGTGGAAACGGCACGGCTGTGGATGTCGTTGGGCCACCACGACCGGCACGGGGTCTGGCATCTGGACGGCGTGACCGGTCCCGACGAGTACACCGCCGTCGTCCGGGACAACGTATTCACCAATCTGATGGCGGCACACAATCTTCGGACGGCGGCGGCCGCCTGCAACCGGCACCCTGACGGCGCGCTGGCGCTGGGCGTCGGACCCGAGGAGACAGCCGCGTGGCGCGACGCGGCCGCGGCGGTGCACGTCCCGTTCGATAAGGAACTCGGCGTTCACCAGCAGTGCGAGGGCTTCACGACACTTCGCGAGTGGAACTTCTCGGACAACACCGCGTATCCGCTGCTGCTCAACGAGCCATATGTGCGGCTGTACCCGTCGCAGGTTATCAAACAGGCCGACCTCGTGCTCGCGATGCATTGGTGCAGTGGCGAATTCACGGCTGAGCAGAAGGCGCACAACGTCGACTACTACGAACGGCGCACCACCAGAGACTCGTCGCTGTCGGCGTGTACGCAGGCAGTGATGTGCGCCGAGGTGGGCCATCTGGAGTTGGCGCACGACTACCTGTACGAGGCCGCGCTGATCGATCTGCGCGACCTACACCACAACACCCGCGACGGCCTGCACATGGCGTCGTTGGCAGGCGCGTGGATCGCTCTGGTCGCGGGGCTCGGCGGCCTGCGTGACCACGACGGGGAGCTCGACTTGAATCCTCAATTGCCGGACGGTATCTCACGGCTGCGGTTCCGGCTGCGATGGAGAAACTTCCGGCTCACCGTCGACGTCACACACGACGACGTGACATACGGTTTGCGGGACGGCCCGGACCACCGGCTGACCATTCGCCATGCGGGCGAGGCGCTCGAACTGAGCACCGACTCCCCGACAACGGTTTCGCTGCAACGGCGTGAGCCGCTGCTCGGCCCGCCGTGCCAACCGCCGGGGCGCGCGCCGCTACACCGGCGGGGCGATAAATCAGGTGCCACCAGCGACGGCCACTGA
- a CDS encoding beta-phosphoglucomutase family hydrolase yields MLGLPDAVRACLFDLDGVLTDTASVHKKAWKAMFDAFLRERAERTGAQFVEFDIASDYLTYIDGKKREDGVRSFLASRGITLPDGTPDDDPSAETVYGLGNRKNELFHHTLREDGVKVFEGSRRYLEQADAAGLAIAVVSSSANTREVLEMTGLDKFVQQRVDGVTMREEHIPGKPAPDSFLRAADLLGVEPAEAAVFEDALAGVEAGRRGNFGCVVGVDRVGQADALRRSGATIVVTDLAELLADR; encoded by the coding sequence ATGCTCGGGCTACCGGACGCCGTGCGCGCCTGCCTGTTCGACCTCGACGGCGTGCTGACCGACACCGCAAGCGTGCACAAGAAGGCCTGGAAAGCAATGTTCGACGCGTTCCTGCGCGAGCGGGCCGAGCGGACCGGTGCACAGTTCGTCGAATTCGACATCGCCTCGGACTATTTGACCTACATCGACGGCAAGAAGCGCGAGGATGGCGTCCGGTCGTTTCTGGCCTCCCGCGGTATCACGCTTCCCGACGGCACGCCCGACGACGACCCGTCGGCCGAAACCGTGTACGGCCTCGGCAATCGGAAGAACGAACTGTTCCATCACACGCTGCGCGAGGACGGCGTCAAGGTGTTCGAAGGTTCGCGGCGCTATCTCGAGCAGGCCGACGCCGCCGGACTGGCGATCGCGGTGGTGTCGTCCAGCGCCAACACCCGAGAAGTGCTGGAAATGACCGGGCTTGACAAGTTCGTCCAACAGCGCGTCGACGGCGTGACCATGCGGGAGGAACACATCCCCGGCAAGCCTGCGCCGGACTCGTTCCTGCGCGCAGCCGACTTGCTGGGGGTCGAACCCGCCGAAGCGGCGGTCTTCGAAGACGCGTTGGCCGGCGTCGAGGCGGGCCGACGCGGCAACTTCGGCTGCGTGGTCGGTGTGGACCGCGTCGGGCAGGCAGATGCGTTGCGCCGCAGCGGCGCAACGATCGTCGTGACCGATCTGGCCGAATTGCTGGCGGACCGATGA
- a CDS encoding aldehyde dehydrogenase family protein has translation MTTIQSTKLPTAEELRTKARDALSAVGARTALGAPGGAGAGGPATSHPGLQASTPITGEVLFAVPESTPEQADAAIAEAAQAFTTWRTTPAPVRGALVARLGELLVEHKADLATLVTIEAGKITSEALGEVQEMIDICQFAVGLSRQLYGKTIASERPGHRLMETWHPLGVVGVITAFNFPVAVWAWNTAIALVCGDTVVWKPSELTPLTAVACQALIERAADEVGAPQAVSRLVQGGREVGERLVDDPRVTLLSATGSVRMGQQVGPRVAQRFGKVLLELGGNNAAIVTPSADLDLAVRGIVFAAAGTAGQRCTTLRRLIVHTSIADELVGRIVNAYRQLPVGDPAADGTLVGPLIHETAYRDMVRALEQARADGGEVIGGERHDVGDESAYYVSPAVVRMPSQTAVVHSETFAPILYVLTYDDLDEAIALNNAVPQGLSSAIFTLDVREAERFMAADGSDCGIANVNIGTSGAEIGGAFGGEKQTGGGRESGSDAWKAYMRRATNTVNYSSELPLAQGVHFG, from the coding sequence ATGACCACGATTCAGTCCACGAAGCTTCCGACCGCCGAGGAACTGCGCACCAAGGCCCGCGACGCGCTGAGTGCCGTCGGCGCGCGCACCGCGCTCGGTGCGCCGGGCGGCGCCGGAGCCGGGGGGCCGGCGACATCCCACCCCGGATTGCAGGCCAGCACGCCGATCACCGGCGAGGTGCTGTTCGCCGTGCCGGAGTCGACCCCGGAGCAGGCGGACGCGGCGATAGCCGAAGCCGCACAAGCGTTTACCACATGGCGGACCACACCTGCGCCGGTCCGCGGTGCGCTGGTGGCCCGGTTGGGTGAACTGCTCGTCGAGCACAAGGCCGACCTCGCGACGTTGGTCACCATCGAAGCAGGCAAGATCACCTCCGAGGCCCTCGGCGAGGTGCAGGAGATGATCGACATCTGCCAGTTCGCGGTCGGCCTTTCGCGCCAGCTGTACGGCAAGACGATCGCCTCGGAGCGACCGGGCCACCGTTTGATGGAGACCTGGCATCCGCTCGGCGTGGTCGGGGTGATCACGGCGTTCAACTTCCCCGTCGCGGTCTGGGCGTGGAACACCGCGATCGCGTTGGTGTGCGGGGACACCGTGGTGTGGAAGCCCTCGGAGCTGACACCGCTGACGGCGGTGGCGTGCCAGGCGCTGATCGAACGGGCGGCCGACGAGGTGGGCGCACCGCAAGCGGTGTCCCGGCTGGTGCAGGGCGGCCGCGAGGTCGGCGAACGGCTGGTCGACGATCCGCGGGTGACGTTGCTCAGTGCGACCGGTTCGGTGCGGATGGGTCAGCAGGTCGGACCGCGGGTGGCGCAGCGGTTCGGCAAGGTGCTGCTGGAACTCGGCGGCAACAACGCCGCGATCGTGACCCCGTCGGCCGATCTCGACCTGGCCGTGCGCGGTATCGTGTTCGCGGCGGCAGGGACCGCGGGACAGCGGTGCACGACGCTGCGCAGGCTGATCGTGCACACCTCGATCGCCGACGAACTGGTGGGCCGGATCGTCAACGCCTACCGGCAGCTGCCGGTCGGCGACCCGGCCGCCGACGGCACGCTGGTGGGCCCGCTGATCCACGAGACCGCGTATCGCGACATGGTGCGGGCGTTGGAGCAGGCCCGCGCCGACGGCGGCGAGGTGATCGGCGGCGAGCGTCATGACGTCGGGGACGAAAGCGCGTACTACGTGTCGCCTGCGGTGGTGCGAATGCCGTCGCAGACCGCGGTGGTGCATTCGGAGACGTTCGCGCCGATCCTCTACGTGTTGACCTATGACGACCTCGACGAGGCGATTGCGTTGAACAACGCGGTGCCGCAAGGTCTTTCGTCGGCGATCTTCACGCTCGACGTGCGTGAGGCCGAGCGCTTCATGGCGGCCGACGGCTCGGACTGCGGCATCGCCAACGTCAACATCGGCACCTCGGGCGCCGAAATCGGTGGCGCGTTCGGCGGCGAGAAGCAGACCGGCGGGGGCCGCGAGTCGGGTTCCGATGCGTGGAAGGCGTACATGCGCAGGGCCACCAACACGGTGAATTACTCGTCCGAGTTGCCGCTGGCGCAAGGGGTGCACTTCGGGTAG
- a CDS encoding 2-oxoadipate dioxygenase/decarboxylase family protein yields the protein MTRRSDFWQTSRLRAEFAAALSRLYGAEVPAYHTLVEVSTTVNRDVGGGDERLGSLDRVTAERHGAIRVGSARELADVADLFAAFGMFPVGFYDLRDAASPVPVVSTAFRPIDTDQLAANPFRVFTSMLATADERFFSPDLRTRVERFLEARQLFDPALIAEARHIAADGGADGARAQRFVAAAVSAFALSREPIDRGWHDELVKVSAVAADIAGVRTTHINHLTPRVLDIDELYRRMTARGVTMIDAIQGPPAWHGPAVLLRQTSFRALAEPRRFREADGSVSHDTLRVRFGEVEARGVALTPLGRHRYDAAMATPDPAAVWADYFPATDEAMAAEGLAYYHGGDPAKPVVYEDFLPASAAGIFRSNLDTDSQAADTADNSQYSLQWLAGQIGHHIHDPYEIYEKVASS from the coding sequence ATGACCCGGCGCTCCGATTTCTGGCAGACCTCGCGGCTTCGCGCCGAATTCGCGGCCGCGTTGTCGCGCCTCTACGGCGCCGAGGTTCCGGCGTACCACACGCTGGTCGAAGTCAGCACCACGGTGAACCGCGACGTGGGCGGTGGCGACGAGCGGCTCGGTTCGCTGGACCGGGTGACGGCCGAACGGCACGGCGCGATCAGGGTGGGCAGCGCCCGCGAACTCGCCGACGTCGCGGATCTGTTCGCGGCGTTCGGGATGTTCCCGGTCGGCTTCTACGACCTGCGCGACGCGGCATCGCCGGTCCCGGTCGTGTCGACCGCGTTCCGTCCGATCGACACCGACCAACTGGCCGCCAACCCGTTCCGGGTCTTCACGTCGATGTTGGCGACCGCGGACGAGCGGTTCTTCTCACCGGATTTGCGGACCCGCGTCGAGCGGTTCCTCGAGGCGCGGCAGTTGTTCGACCCGGCGCTGATCGCCGAGGCGCGACACATCGCCGCCGACGGCGGAGCCGACGGTGCGCGCGCGCAACGGTTCGTGGCCGCCGCGGTGTCGGCGTTCGCGCTCTCGCGTGAGCCGATCGACCGCGGCTGGCACGACGAACTCGTCAAGGTGTCGGCGGTGGCCGCCGACATCGCCGGGGTGCGCACCACCCACATCAATCACCTGACACCGAGGGTGCTCGACATCGACGAGCTGTATCGGCGGATGACCGCGCGCGGCGTCACGATGATCGACGCCATCCAGGGCCCGCCGGCCTGGCACGGGCCCGCGGTCTTGTTGCGGCAGACGTCATTTCGTGCGCTGGCCGAGCCACGACGGTTCCGTGAGGCCGACGGCTCGGTGTCGCACGACACGCTGCGGGTGCGGTTCGGTGAGGTCGAGGCGCGAGGGGTGGCCTTGACCCCGCTGGGCAGGCATCGCTACGACGCCGCGATGGCGACACCGGATCCCGCCGCCGTATGGGCCGACTACTTCCCCGCCACCGACGAGGCGATGGCGGCCGAGGGGCTGGCCTATTACCACGGCGGCGACCCGGCGAAACCCGTTGTCTACGAAGACTTCCTGCCCGCCTCGGCGGCAGGCATCTTCCGTTCCAACCTCGATACCGACAGCCAGGCGGCAGATACCGCGGACAATTCGCAGTACAGCCTGCAGTGGCTCGCCGGTCAGATCGGCCACCACATCCACGACCCCTACGAGATCTACGAGAAAGTCGCGTCCTCATGA
- a CDS encoding Lrp/AsnC family transcriptional regulator, producing MSEPLDEIDRTLARELVADGRATLAHLAAVAGLSVSAVQSRVRRLESRGVVTGYSARINPEAIGHMLSAFVAITPLDPSQPDDAPARLEHIAEIESCYSVAGEESYILLVRVESARALEDLLQRIRTAANVRTRSTIILQTFYAGREFIP from the coding sequence ATGAGCGAACCGCTCGACGAGATCGATCGCACCCTCGCGCGTGAACTGGTGGCCGACGGACGCGCGACGCTGGCGCATCTCGCGGCGGTGGCCGGGCTGTCGGTGTCGGCTGTCCAGTCCCGGGTCCGGCGGCTGGAGTCGCGCGGCGTGGTGACCGGGTACTCGGCCCGGATCAACCCCGAGGCCATCGGGCACATGCTGTCCGCGTTCGTGGCCATCACTCCTCTTGATCCTTCCCAACCTGATGATGCGCCCGCCCGGCTCGAACACATCGCGGAAATCGAGTCCTGTTACTCGGTCGCAGGAGAAGAGAGCTACATCCTGCTGGTGCGTGTCGAATCGGCGCGGGCGCTCGAAGATTTGCTGCAACGGATCCGGACGGCGGCGAACGTGCGGACCCGAAGCACGATCATCCTACAGACTTTTTACGCTGGACGCGAGTTCATACCGTAA
- the lat gene encoding L-lysine 6-transaminase codes for MTAVLTSAALRPDDVRDVLARSILADGLDFVLDIDRSSGSYLVDARTGERYLDMFTFFASSALGMNHPALADDEDFRAELAQAAVNKPSNSDVYSVPMARFVDTFARVLGDPALPHLFFVDGGALAVENALKVAFDWKSRHNQAHGRDPELGTKVLHLRGAFHGRSGYTLSLTNTDPNKVARFPKFDWPRIDAPYIRPGADMDALEAESLRQARAAFEANPHDIACFIAEPIQGEGGDRHLRPEFFAAMRALCDEFDALLIFDEVQTGCGFTGTAWAYQQLGVTPDIVSFGKKTQVCGIMAGGRVDEVADNVFAVSSRINSTWGGNLVDMVRSRRILEVIESDGLMMRAAEAGRYLLDQLTELADEFPGLVFDVRGRGLMCAFSLPSGAERDELIRRLWDRHVIMLASGPDSVRFRPALTVSREEIDTAVAAVRGVLTQMR; via the coding sequence ATGACTGCCGTGCTGACCTCTGCTGCCCTGCGCCCCGACGACGTCCGTGACGTGCTGGCCCGCAGCATCCTGGCCGATGGGCTCGACTTCGTCCTTGACATCGACCGCTCATCGGGGTCGTATCTGGTCGACGCCCGCACCGGCGAGCGTTACCTCGACATGTTCACGTTCTTCGCGTCGTCCGCGCTGGGCATGAACCACCCGGCGTTGGCCGACGACGAGGACTTCCGCGCCGAACTGGCGCAGGCCGCGGTGAACAAGCCGAGCAACTCCGACGTGTACAGCGTGCCGATGGCCCGCTTCGTCGACACCTTCGCCAGGGTGCTCGGCGATCCCGCGCTGCCGCATCTGTTCTTCGTCGACGGGGGAGCGCTGGCCGTCGAGAATGCGCTCAAGGTCGCGTTCGACTGGAAGAGCCGACACAACCAGGCGCACGGCAGAGACCCCGAACTCGGCACCAAGGTGCTGCACCTGCGCGGCGCCTTCCACGGCCGCAGCGGCTACACGCTGTCGCTGACCAACACCGACCCCAACAAGGTGGCCCGGTTCCCGAAGTTCGACTGGCCGCGGATCGACGCGCCGTACATCCGCCCCGGCGCCGACATGGACGCGCTCGAAGCCGAGTCGCTGCGCCAGGCGCGTGCGGCGTTCGAAGCCAACCCGCACGACATTGCGTGCTTCATCGCCGAACCGATCCAGGGTGAGGGTGGCGACCGGCACCTCCGTCCGGAGTTCTTCGCCGCGATGCGCGCACTGTGCGACGAATTCGATGCGCTGCTGATCTTCGACGAGGTGCAGACCGGTTGCGGATTCACCGGAACCGCCTGGGCCTACCAGCAATTGGGGGTCACGCCGGACATTGTTTCGTTCGGGAAGAAGACGCAGGTGTGCGGGATCATGGCCGGCGGCCGCGTCGATGAGGTCGCCGACAACGTGTTCGCGGTCAGCTCCCGGATCAATTCGACCTGGGGCGGCAACCTGGTCGACATGGTGCGGTCCCGCCGCATCCTCGAGGTCATCGAGTCTGACGGATTGATGATGCGCGCCGCCGAGGCGGGCCGTTATCTGCTGGATCAGCTGACCGAATTGGCCGACGAGTTCCCCGGCCTGGTCTTCGACGTGCGCGGGCGAGGCTTGATGTGCGCGTTCAGCCTGCCCAGCGGCGCAGAACGGGACGAGTTGATCCGCAGGCTCTGGGACCGCCACGTCATCATGCTCGCCAGCGGTCCGGACAGCGTGCGGTTCCGCCCGGCGCTGACGGTGTCGCGTGAGGAGATCGACACCGCCGTCGCGGCGGTGCGAGGGGTGCTCACGCAGATGCGGTGA
- a CDS encoding restriction endonuclease produces the protein MSGRGPSIPPVRLKLYAVAGVVSGIAAYLLGASPVWSLAVGAVAPALAAAVPVFLRGVLSGVSTRDDVAAEMSGTEFEDYVARVVRSCGVPVIMTSVTGDWGVDIIVGRRPNRVAIQCKRQSRPVGTSAIQEVVAGAPMQDCVKTMVVTNHEFTPAARKLAELHGCELVGRAELPRLRSTIRRLTASA, from the coding sequence ATGTCGGGGCGGGGCCCTAGCATCCCACCCGTGAGGCTCAAGCTGTACGCGGTCGCGGGCGTCGTATCCGGCATCGCCGCATACCTTCTCGGCGCGTCCCCGGTGTGGAGCCTGGCAGTCGGCGCGGTCGCGCCCGCGCTCGCCGCGGCCGTGCCTGTCTTCCTGCGCGGAGTGCTGTCAGGGGTCAGCACCCGCGACGACGTCGCCGCCGAAATGTCGGGAACGGAGTTCGAGGACTACGTGGCGCGGGTGGTCCGGTCCTGCGGGGTCCCGGTGATCATGACGTCGGTCACCGGCGACTGGGGCGTCGACATCATCGTCGGCAGGCGACCGAATCGTGTTGCGATTCAGTGCAAACGGCAGTCCCGTCCGGTGGGCACCAGTGCCATCCAGGAGGTGGTGGCCGGAGCGCCCATGCAGGACTGCGTCAAGACCATGGTGGTCACCAACCACGAATTCACGCCTGCCGCACGCAAACTCGCGGAGTTGCACGGCTGCGAACTCGTCGGCCGCGCCGAACTACCCCGGCTCCGGTCGACGATCCGCCGCCTCACCGCATCTGCGTGA
- a CDS encoding PAS and ANTAR domain-containing protein, translating to MTDELTALEGQTPVEHALAGGEPQRVGWFRFYFADERWEWSPQVERMHGYEPGTVQPTTRLVLSHKHPDDYGQVAATLDEIRRTAGAFSTRHRIIDTKGEVHDVVVVGDQIFDDAGEVVGTHGFYVDVSPSATSPHEERFSEAVAEIAEARSGIEQAKGMLMLIYRINADSAFELLKWRSQETNTKLRALAEQVAKDFLDLPYDEVLPARSVYDRLLLTAHLRVEP from the coding sequence ATGACCGACGAGTTGACCGCCCTCGAGGGGCAGACACCCGTCGAGCACGCATTGGCGGGCGGCGAGCCCCAACGTGTCGGTTGGTTCCGGTTCTACTTCGCCGACGAGCGCTGGGAATGGTCGCCTCAGGTGGAGCGGATGCACGGGTATGAGCCGGGCACGGTGCAACCGACCACGAGACTGGTGCTGTCACACAAGCATCCCGACGACTACGGTCAGGTCGCCGCGACGCTGGACGAGATCCGCCGGACCGCTGGCGCGTTCTCCACCCGGCACCGCATCATCGACACCAAAGGCGAGGTCCACGACGTCGTGGTCGTCGGTGACCAAATCTTCGACGACGCCGGCGAGGTCGTCGGCACCCACGGCTTCTATGTCGACGTCAGCCCGTCGGCGACCAGCCCCCACGAGGAGCGATTCAGCGAGGCGGTGGCCGAGATCGCCGAGGCCCGCAGCGGCATCGAGCAGGCCAAGGGGATGCTGATGCTGATCTACCGGATCAACGCCGACTCGGCGTTCGAGTTGCTGAAATGGCGCTCGCAGGAGACCAACACCAAGTTGCGCGCGCTGGCGGAGCAGGTCGCCAAGGACTTCCTTGACCTGCCCTACGACGAGGTCCTGCCCGCCAGATCGGTGTACGACAGGTTGCTGCTGACCGCCCATCTGCGCGTCGAGCCGTAG